The following are encoded together in the Montipora foliosa isolate CH-2021 chromosome 12, ASM3666993v2, whole genome shotgun sequence genome:
- the LOC137981117 gene encoding tigger transposable element-derived protein 6-like, giving the protein MLEWFKKKTEQRIPVDCPLIQEFATKVAEKLGYPEFKASSGWLTRFKERNNLSQHKLCGESADVPEATVYSWKERLGSITSGYEMQDIWNMDETGCFYRALPDKTLSEKAKKC; this is encoded by the coding sequence ATGCTGGAATGGTTCAAGAAGAAAACCGAACAACGCATTCCAGTCGATTGTCCTCTCATTCAGGAGTTCGCAACGAAAGTAGCAGAGAAACTTGGGTACCCTGAGTTCAAGGCTTCGAGCGGCTGGCTTACGAGATTTAAAGAGCGCAACAACCTTTCGCAACACAAACTCTGTGGTGAATCTGCTGATGTGCCGGAGGCTACAGTGTACTCTTGGAAAGAGCGTCTTGGGTCAATCACCTCTGGATATGAGATGCAAGACATCTGGAACATGGATGAAACTGGCTGCTTTTACCGTGCACTACCGGATAAAACCCTTTCggagaaagcaaagaaatgctAA
- the LOC137981118 gene encoding tigger transposable element-derived protein 4-like, protein MTSDILHKLLSQLNSSFKAQNRSILLFLDSAGCHPYDLKERYSNIKLVFFPVNCTSKLQPLDLGIIQNFKVHYRKLLLRHVITMATDHNCATDVAKTLDVLQAIRWMGTAWSKVENDTIIKCFAAAGISSTFSEAAVVSTVSGEEDPFADLDVSVNEELGNLVQQVAPGSGISTYLESDNELPTCYSLLTEQQLLEAIGTSHVIEIESDDENEIEKEDIPGESECLNKTTTLKSFKDVLDSVQNISAFLIHRGEFKVANEFSLLGDKVGALAIQRRTKQSGRLERYFEAM, encoded by the coding sequence ATGACATCTGATATCCTTCACAAGCTCCTCAGTCAGTTAAACAGCTCTTTCAAGGCCCAGAATCGATCAATACTTTTATTCCTGGACTCTGCTGGATGTCACCCCTATGATCTCAAGGAACGTTATTCCAATattaaacttgtgttttttCCTGTAAACTGCACGTCCAAGCTGCAACCTTTAGATCTCGGAATAATCCAGAACTTTAAAGTCCATTACAGGAAGTTGCTACTTCGTCATGTTATTACAATGGCCACAGACCACAACTGTGCAACAGACGTAGCCAAAACATTGGACGTGCTGCAGGCCATAAGATGGATGGGGACTGCTTGGTCTAAGGTCGAGAACGATACCATTATCAAATGTTTTGCAGCAGCTGGAATTTCCAGCACTTTCTCAGAAGCAGCTGTCGTCAGTACTGTGTCAGGAGAAGAGGATCCCTTTGCTGATCTTGATGTCTCAGTCAATGAGGAACTGGGCAATCTTGTCCAACAGGTTGCACCCGGAAGTGGAATCAGTACTTACCTGGAGTCAGATAACGAACTTCCAACCTGTTACAGTCTTCTTACCGAGCAACAGCTGCTGGAGGCCATTGGTACTTCTCACGTCATAGAAATAGAGAGTGACGACGAGAACGAAATAGAAAAAGAAGATATCCCGGGTGAAAGCGAATGCTTAAACAAAACAACCACTTTGAAAAGTTTCAAGGACGTTCTGGACAGTGTCCAAAACATTTCTGCTTTTTTGATTCACCGAGGGGAATTTAAGGTTGCTAATGAATTTAGTCTCCTTGGCGACAAAGTGGGGGCACTTGCAATTCAAAGGAGAACTAAACAGAGCGGCCGATTGGAACGATATTTTGAGGCAATGTGA